The segment gttcttcagaaaaatccttcaggttttccagcatttttgtgtatttgaaccctttccaacaatgactattattttgagatccatcttttcacactgaggacaactgagggactcatatgcaactaataaAGAAGGTtcaggctacagaagatacttacatgtttccccgaagacaaaataagttaaatttaccctgatcttcaatttcattggttcttaatgcattgtttttccttctggagcatcagtgagcatttgaaccttctgtaatagttgtgtataagtccctcagttgtcctcagtgtgaaaagatggatctcaaaatcatacagtccttgttggaattggtttaaatacacaaaatgctgggaAACCAAACATTTGgtggtacctgaaggatttttctgaagaacagtaggcagtttaactgttcagaacaaacaagggactcatgaacaacagaaagacacaaaaacatgtggatcattcaggtacgagcacagttttaagaatcagtAGTTCAATGGAACTTGCAGCCTTAGTTGACTAATGATGCTTGTGGGAAACACACCCCTGGTTGACCAAAGGAAGTTTGCTATTAAGATAGACTGAAGGTGTGGTCACATTTACTGTTGCTCTGCAAAAGTTTGTGTGCAAAAATAAGTTATTCCAATGGTTTAAAACTTCCCCACTTAAGTTTCGCTGTTATTCAGGTTGGTCACATGAATTTGCTGCGTTGAGCAACAAAAATCagcttttttttaaagggatttCTGTCTAAACTATTGAGAAGAGACAGTGGACCTTTCTGTGTATGGAAAATTTAGCTGCAATTTTACTAATGTGATCACTCACTAGCGGTGTGTTCACGCGGGGCGTCAACGCTTCctattgactttgaatgggttaCGTCAAGCGTCgccgaaaagaattgtggatccgtctgtggcgcttcactggcgttgctcgtggcagaagttgagaatttttcaacttctgccatgagcaacgccagtgaagcacCGCCGACGgaagcgtcagccaatcaggatcgctctatgcaaatacagtagccagcCGGCAGCCAATCACGTAACCACACCAGCTATTGCTAATGCAACCAAATTGGCGTCCATGTTGAATGACAATGAAGCTGTATCTGAGTTTTTGTTGTTGAGTTCCTGTCTAATTTCATTGGCTGATGCTGCTATGACCATGGCGTCAGTGCCAAacttcagccacgccttccgtcaaGCAttgacgccccgtgtgaacacaccgtaagagACACTGGCATCCCATACCAAAGGCCAGCATTCAAAACACAACATAGACTGATGACAACAGAACTGGTATTTTCAACAGGATTTCTCTAGAAATCTATTTAATCATATCCACTCATCTCAATATGGTAGTTGTTCGGACTGTTAATTCTTTTGATGCTATCAACCAATTGGTGTTGTCATGGACTCATGAAAAAGTTGTTACATGGCATTTTAAGTTCAGGTGATTGTCACAAAACAACCTGGCATTAGAACTGTTTGATTtccctgctaaaaccagcctaggctggttggctggttttaactggtcaaccaggctgattttagctggtcagcaggctggttttagaggggttttggccactttcccagactggccaggctggtcttagctggtcaggctgggaaaccagctaaaaccagctacttccagcttaaaccagctaagaccagccaactagCCCAGgttggttttagcagttttttttttccagcagggttcATAGCATGTACTGTCTTTGAAATTAATGGAAAAGCTGAACGATTGTTCTCTTCAGGAACTACAGACATCATATTATAATTCGAAATGGAGCATCACACCATCAACTCAGttaactctctttctctctctttctttttttctagCTGTCTGCCCAGAACAGATGCGACAGCCAGTTAAATACTCCTCCATGCCAATCCTTTCAAACAGACCTGTGTGTGAACTAGAAGTGGAATACAGGAGCACCGATAGTTGCTGAATGGAGTTATTTACGCTAAACCTTATCCTACCACAATGTGAACGAAATGTTTCTGCATTATAATCCAgagtatattttttacattttgtatctAAGATTAAAAACTCAGTTTGATTTAACGACTGTATGACCTACTGTAAAGGATCAATTTTAAATGTATACCTGAAATGTTGAATAAATTTATTCTTAGAGCAGCTCAGAATCAGCTCTTATTGAGTCTTATTGAAAGATGTATATTGGACGTAAGTATTATCTTCATCTTTGACAACAGAGAGCTTAGAACTGAACTGATTTTTTAAACACTTATTCTGAATCTCAATTAACATGATTGACTTTGCAGCTTGATAATAATGCGAATGCTTGGAGAATATTAAAAAATTTTGACTCAAAactattattacttttttaatatagAGTGTTCCTGTGGAAATCATCCTTTAAAGGCATACTCCCAGATAGCaaacgtacgtctgcaagatgtctgttaaagatctcttgatctggaaagcatctgctgtgtacaaacgtctggcagacattctaaaccataaatatattaaagacatctaatagatgtctttTTGACATCTAATAGGAaatgtccaatagacgtattgcagatgggcaaactacgtcttgcagatgtaaatgcagatgtccaAAAGACATCACCGAGATGtttgtgtgctatcagggttctGATTCTGTAAACAGTTCATACACATATCAATTGAAAAATTTGAAATACTGTAGGAATACTTCAGTTAGTTTTTGCTAAACTCTAAAATCTGCACATATCTATCATCTCAGTTTAAACTTGGTGAAAATACCATGCTATTTGTTCACACTCGAACTATGTGAAAATAGTATTGCCACCATTAGCCGAATAGGTCTATTACAAACTTAGCTACAAAGATCACATTTGTTTTAAACAAGCTGATATGTGACCAAGGAGctcttaaaatatgtgaccctggaccacaaaagcagtcagaAGGGTCAGTTATTTGaaactttccattggtgtatggtggtctgttaggataggacaatatttggccaagatactactatttgaaaatctggaatctgagggtgcaaaataaataaattaataaaaatgagaaaatcaccttttgtccaaatgaagttctgagaaatgcatattactaatcaaaaattaagttttgatatatttacggtgggaaatttacaagatatattcatggaacatgacatttactaaatatcctaatgattttagacataaaagaaaaaaatctaatataattttgacccatacaatacttttggctattgctacaagtaccCGTGCTACtaaagactagttttgtggtccatggtcacaatataggtagagtgggggaaaacgcccccctggggtaaaacgcccccctacctgtttttcccaaaataaccactagagaaaatcaagatacattttcaCTGTTGCTATGCACTACGTTGACAACGGGGATAAACAAATCTCCTTGAAAAAGCTGACACCAGCGACGTGTTTGAAGAGAAGAGGATTTCATGGAAAATGCTATAATTTTCAGATATTAGTAAACAAGTGTTTAAGAGAATATTGTTCTGTAGGATACCACAGTGATGTATGATAGATGAATAGTGAAGTCTGTAGTTTGAGAGGATATGTTATTTATAaggaatataattgtatttaaaaaaaaaaaaaaaaaaaaaaaagacatagcTTGTGGGGTAAAACGCCCCCTACGCTGAGGGGTAAAACGCCCCCCAGAGGGCATAGTTTCTCTCTATTATAATTACTATAATAACATATTTCTGTCTATCAAATCCTTTGTTTTACACTTAATGCTGTATAACTAGGTGGtgaaatcaaaatatttgaacacaataaaaaaattacctcaacatatttgtttgcatggcttagttatatgtataaatataaatgttaaaaaaatttgatattttggacattcctcaaataaatattaatatatatacatgttgatacattacttgccttttacttttagagattaaaaactACAGTCTGTTCATTTTGCTGTTGATCTATGAAGAAAACTGGTTGGTAATAAAGGGGGCATTTTACCCCACTGCTGGGGCAAAACGCCCCCTTTGTACAAAAATATGTTCAGTCAAAATACTAATTAATTATGAAGGctgagcaattttaatatttggtgaATAACTCCTGCCATAGTCACTCAAAACCGGGATGGCAGTTCTatagtcacatttatgttttgtttcactgtaatgtcACATTTTCCTTAAGGAGGGCGTTTTCCCCCACTTtacccctatatatatatatatatatatatatatatatatatatatatatatatatatatatatacatacatacaatatAGCTGTCTGACATTAAGAACGTTAATAACATGATCATATTTCGGAAGAACGAAGAAATTTCCATCAAATATTCTCTATAAACGCTTAAAAGCCATTCGTGTTTTCGTTCTGTATTACTTTGCTAGAGGGCAGCAGCAGCCTGTCCGATTATATGCCATTCAGCAAACGAAGAAGTAGATTCAGGAGCTCAGCTTTTATGACGACAACGTGACAGAATGGCGAACGCGGGAAATGAAGTCGTGTTTAAAAAGGTATATTTCAATACCTTTCACTGTTTACGTCTTCAAGTCTGTAACGTACAGTTTACAATAAGGTGTGAAATCGAACGTATTAGTATCAGTAGCGTTTTCATGATGCGACGTTGTTGCACTGTTTACTGTTTAAATGTCTTACATTTGATCTGTTTTAGGAAactgtttccaaacttttgacacgCTCTTTTAAGGAGGATAAAACCAAAGGTGAGACAGTTATTTTTTTAGGAGATAGTTATCCATACACAGGGTTAACAGTGTTATATTTGCTTCACTTGTCAGCGTGTGGCCGAAATAGAGACGTTATTGCTCAAGAAACTATGTCATATATTTGCAGCATCATATTCAAGTCAGTCTCTTGGTTTCCTGTCATAATGTCAAAACACACGATGTTCTTGTTCTTCATTTTGTGGCCAGCAATGTGTTGCTACTTATACATATCCAAACAATAAAACAAGACCCTTTGTATTCCCAGCTAATGTAAAACACTGATTGTTTAATAATGCAACTGAGTTTAGTTTCTGTCTTTTGCTTGGTGATACAGTGATAGAAAACAGAACTAATGAAATCATCTGTAGACCATATTTTGTCAACCAAAATAAGTATGTGGTCTTATGGGTGTTTTCACACCTAGTTTTTTACCACTCCCAGCGGTCTTGACTCTTGAGCCACTatatgtgtatttgaacactaCTCATGATCTCAGAGTTTGGGTCTATTTTTGGTAATCTGCCCTACCCAATGCATTGTGCATTCAAATCATTTGAGAAAGATTCTATTTTCAAGTTGAATGCGTGTGAGTGGCACTGCAAAGTTGTAATTACAATTGGGAAAACTCAGAACTTTCTTTATGCCCAGAGTTAAAATAACTAATATTcttaatattgttttttgtttacaATAAAACTAAGTTGCATGGACAAAATGTAGAAGTATTTTACAGTTTGAATAGAATATGTAATGATTTAATTTACAGCACCTTTATTAGTTGAATAAAATAATATAGCAGAAACACgcatttaaattacttttttatttaaaaatttaatacgatttttttttgaaaaggtaCACCTGATGTCAAAACTGTGATTCCTAACTCGTAAATACGAACTTTCAAGATGGACTTGAATGCACCAAAAGGTCACTTGCAGATAGCTTCACTTCAACTCAACTGAGTTTGGTTCATTTAAAGTGTTCTATTAAACCACCCCTACAATATAAACCAGTTCAAGTGGTTTTGCTTATGTGTGAGAGAAAGAATAAAGACGTGAGTTCAGGCACCTGTACAGCATTCAGTTTGGAAGTTTGTCTTCCACAGTCAGCAGTGATGCTGTCGTACTTGTAGCAGAGATGCTGAAAGTATTTGTTGAAGGTGAGGCAAACTTTACACATGCAGGCATTTTCTACTTTGTTGCAGTACAATGTAACAGTTTCCTTTAGTATTATAACAATT is part of the Garra rufa chromosome 1, GarRuf1.0, whole genome shotgun sequence genome and harbors:
- the cenpx gene encoding centromere protein X, translated to MANAGNEVVFKKETVSKLLTRSFKEDKTKVSSDAVVLVAEMLKVFVEEATRRAVKQADSEDCDTVDIEHFEKILPQLLLDF